ctttttccttctttttcttcccccTATCCGTTTTGTTGTTGAACCAACGTTTGCCCAACTAATTTCTAATTTGCCACCTTGAGGTTTATACTGCACCCACGTCGCGCGTGATTTATCGAACTTGAAGCATTCTCAGAGTTTTCACAGCTTTTATTtatggataatttttttttaatactaaCAGATTTATATTATGttgtataatataaatataaatttgaaatttaacttaTGCATACGTGACATAAATTTAAAATTGCTAGTGTAGATAAAAATTTAAtccttcatttatttttcaaattgttggaagaaaacggGTTGGTTTGAGAATTGAGATCATTACGTTTGGATTTAattaaattgaaaatgatttgcaTTTGTTTTAGTCGTGTTAGTTGATCTACAAAAGTAAAATTGAACTACTCATGCATAATCATTGCCGACGTACACTTGCATGGTCTTCACTCTTTAGTGGATTTCTTTTCACTTAGGACTTGAACTTGAAGTGTATGAGAAGATATATATTTTGACTTGACTTTTGAATTAACTTATAGGTTAAGCAAAATTCTTATTAGATgctatttgttttcattaaaaCATACTTCAACGTTTCATCTTATATGTCATggtcaaatttttttaattgtttaagAAAAGGATAATTTTATCCCAAAAAAATCCATCCAAGCAACTCTTCTCATAATTGCCCTTTAATTAAATTAGAAAAAGGGTATAACTTatgaccccaaaaaaaaggtATGGCTACTAAAATACAAGAGGGTTTTGTCACATCATTTATTAGAGACCACAACAGGAAAATTGGCGGGTTTTACTCATTTCATCTTTAAACCATTACAAGTATTATGGAACAAATTGATATAAAAATCAAGACGTCTAAAATAGGGCAAAGGGAGTATGAAATAACGATAAACCTAGTTACATTCGTTTGATAATTATGATAACGTCCTTCCATGAATACATTACATACAAGCACAACAAATAAATttagacaaaaaaaattactgtgCTTTTTTCAAGTTAATTCATTTTCAAAGATActattatttggattttttttgccACCAAATCCCAAGCATGAGCTGTGCTAGTAGCATAGTCGTGTAGTAATACATTGGTCTGTGACTTAGATGCTtttctcctgtatagtttgtcCTTAGAATGAAGAGTACTGCAAAACTTGTTTTAATTAAAAGTTAAGCAGATATATGAGCTTATGATAAAGTCGTGCAactagatgatttttttttttttttttttttgagaaacgaGATTTTATCAATCGTAAACTTAGGAGTACATGGTTATGAACTCCTTAAGTAAGGAAAATTTAATCTATCTAAGCTAACGAAGCCTCTAACTAGGCCCGGCAAATTCTGATGGCACTTAGGAATATGCAACTAGATGAATATGTCCATACTAAGGCCTTGACTGGGTTGTAATTTTTCTCTataaattttttacattttttcgtAAACATATATTTTAATAATCTTAATATCACATACAACAAATCGTTATAGTACACAAACACTCTGGAAAATGACAATTCAAATAAACTCTAAGATTgcaaatttgaaataaattttggaaaaggaaagatgAAGATAGGTGTCATGGGTTAGTATCAACCTGTCTTAGTTCCATAATTAATGAGATAATCCTCCTAACAGATAGCGGTCTTAGTGATATAGATAACTAGTGTTGTCATACTTTATACCATGTCCATCCGTCCATATTAAGACTGcaaattcacaaataaattATGGAAAAGGAAAGACGAAGTGGGTTATAacctttttgttttgaataaaaATGGGATAGCCTGTGGATTATCAACTTGTCATAATAGTTGCAGAAATAATCAGATAACCCTCCTAATGGCTAATACTAATAGCAGTCCAAGTGATTTTGGATAACTATTATTTTCATATTTATAACACGTCCATCGCCGAAAGATGACCCCTCAATACAAGAGAAATCTAGGTATACAGTATATTTGGTGGtgttgaaatatcaagaaagttgttAGTAGTCCTCAGGTTTCTTTCTATGTACTTAGACTACTTAATTAATCATGCATTAAGTACTTGAATATGTTTGAGTAATTTTAAAGCAGAGGAAACATTTTTTTAACCATGGAGACATTGGACGGACTCAGAAGTTAAATATTGACTTTCATAATGGTTTAACAGATCGTGCTGGACGATTTCTAACTGATTTATTGATAATATTGATTTTTttacattattaaaaaaaagaatggttTAGCAATTAATTGTAATGGTAAATGTGCAAATTAGTACATGGAATCAACTTATAGAGTCACCACTCACCGATATGTACATGCCACGCCTTCTTCCCCATGACTATAATTGGTTTATAGATCAATTTgggaaacaaataaaataaaatttgctAAATCCAAGAAGTGGATAAAAAGGCCACGTGTCCCTCGTAAATTTGTGTTATTCTAAGATTTTACTATATCACAAGAGTTACTTGCTGATATTTAATTGGCTGGCTTTCTCTCCATGCACTAATAATTATGCATGGGAAGCAAATGGCCGGTTGTGTGTTTTGGGAAGAATTGGAGTGGCAATTTGGGAAAATAAATGCaaacatttttattttattgtttttgcgGGATCACATAAATGCAAAACGTGTCGAATCTGTAACTGCTAATGAATGAAGACATGAGCGTTTGGCGTTAGAGGCCGACGGACAGGTGAGCTGTGACCCGAATTACAGCCAATCTACCTTTGACTTTCCTTATTGTATTCAAACAAATGgtctttctttaaaaaaaaaaaaaaaacaataagaCCATAAGACCATGTTGGACTTATGGGCAACTAATCATTTAATTTCCCCTCTGACAACTAtcaacattttattttattttttcctgtCATGCATCGGCTAAGAGGGAATGGGTCAGATCCAACTGAATCTTAAGGATCGATCGGAACTGAACCACCATGATATCAGTCAGTGCGCTCGTTGAATTTAAGAAAAGCtacaattaattaataattaatggGAGTAAAGGATCAAAGAAATTACGTGTTAAGGGATTTATAAGAAACCATAAATTAGTGACAATTGACTTTTTTATTACTACACCAAAATTAGACGAATTTTGCAATTGGGGGCCAAAcccaaaacgaaaaaaaaaaaaatatttcaacatATTTAAGAAATAAAGATTTTTTCAACAATGAGAACAGCCAAGTGTAAAAAAGGCCAAGAGAGTGGGAGAGAGTAGAGAAGAAATAAAACCCACACGAAATGGAACCGCAGTTTTCCCTCTTTCTCAATTCTCCTTAAGTTTACTCCACCTATTAGGGGACGAATGAATGATATGGCTGAGTCTTTCTtaattttgcagaaaaatttggAGCAATTGAAAATGATGCCAATCAGTCTTTTCGTTCAAagactttttcttcttctttgttacCAGCTTATCGACCTTCTTTTCAGGATGAGGTGTCAGAGAAATATATGTGAAGTCAATTGCCCAAGGTTTTGAAGAAGATAAACTTGTGATAGTCTTGGCTTTCTTGCAACTTAATTTCATATATTTTCTACTTAACACCGCCGAATTCTGCCATTCACATCCACTTAATCCATTCACACTGTCTGATGGGTTTCACACCATGAATATGACTTCAGTTTTGCCGAAATCCGGAGTTCTTGGGGACAAAATGCCGCTTGCAAGCACAACAGATTATCGTACATGGCATTTCACGACAAGGGTAGGGGTGGGGTGTGTCTTACACTATTAAGGAAAGTGACACATTTAGCAGACAAAAATATAGAATGGTGGTGGCAACCAGCAAGAGCTATCTTGGGCATAACACACCACCCATTCTGTGCTAAATGCTGAGATGTCTAATTCTTTATTCTGAACAGAGAGCACACGAAGGATTTTGGTGCCATTCTTTCTTTTACATTTCTGCAGATTGAGAACTTGATGTATTGCGTTAATCCAAGCTCGCTGAGCTATCCATGTTGATCTTGGATTGGTGGTGAGTGATTGAGAGCAAATTACCAGGATTTCGTAGTTGATAAAACAGAAATAAACAAGTTTTAACACTTGACAAACACTTACAAAAGTCTTCACCCTTCTTTGTTTGTTCCTTTCAATGGACGATATAAACAGCTTTTCAATTTTAAGTACCAGAGACTTAAATGAACAACTTCGAGTCTGCGTCAACCTAGAAGTTTTGAGAGATAATTTGCTCCATTTTGTTGCTTCAGTTTTGGTGGTAACCCATGAAGTAGTAAATCTACTTGGAATTTTTAGGTGGAGTTAGCTGATTTCACCTAGACCAATAAGCTTTCACCATAGGTAAAATGAATCCTGGAAATTATTTGACATCATGGTTAGCAATATCAGCCGATACCTGTAATATCGGCCGATACTTGTTGGTATCGGCCGAGTCGTACCGGAACAGAGGGAATTGATACGATATCGATTCCTAAATCGCGGATATTACCATATCTATGGTAACTCGCTCTGACTCAGCTGATGTTGGCCGATTTGAATCCATGATACTGGTATTAGTCTATATATCCAAGTCGACTCCGAAtcgatttgaatattttttcaaattgtgtcttttttgatattttagtaatttttttcagattttttgaaaactttcatGTACTAGAATGTGCGTATCCCCCAATATTTAACCAATATGCCGTAGCTGATATGGAACAACCGAGGCCACGATGCCACGACGCGACAGGGAACCATGTTTGACATGCAAGTAGTATTAACGGATTCAGATCCTCTGCACAGTGAATGCAGGGTGCATTGAAGGGTGGTAGATGTCGTATTGTAAAATTACACGGAGAGAATTAAATGTAGGACACAAATTTCAATGTGTCAAaaaatttgttctatttttacatTTTGTTGAGTTAGTGCCTATATATTTGTTATGATATTGTGTACATTGTTCCGTGcaattgaaatttcaaattactGCAGTTGATCCAAACAAACTTCTAACCTAATCTGTATATCAGAAAAAAGCACTGGTTCTCTAGGACCTGGAGAAGCATTTGATCTTAAGGCAAAGTCATTGGGCATACAGACATGCTCTAAACCACCTAGTCAGAAGATCTTTATGGTGATCATGAGAGAAACTATTACATAGTTGCAACGCCAAGTTTTACGCTTTGTAGAGGGGCTTACCAGGGAAGAAGAAGGGGAAAATCAAGaaagaaaatctggaaattttcccctCCATCGAAGCAGTACAAGCCATATTCTTAAGCATCTGTATTGCATAAAATCTGTCTAAATAAAATAGAAagtatttttcaatcacttatTCCAGCAACAAGAGAGGTTGATGATCTTGAGTGGCGATCAATGAGTAGCAGAACTCTAGCTGCCTTTCTCTGAAGATGTCCCTCCTCATGCATACTGCGTCCAGTCAGACCAAAAAGAGGTACCTTGGCTGTTGATCCGTACAAGTCTACCATATCCTTTGACATGAAAATCTTCTCCAAAAGGCCTAAAGCCTCTGCCTTAAGCGATTCTTGTCCCCAACTTAGAACCTCTATTAAGGGTCTAATTGCATTATTCTCATGGAGGACATTGGCACCTCGATGAGGAGATTCTTCGCGAACCAGGGTGGAAAGCGTTTGAATAGCTTCATAAGCTGTGGCATGGACATTTCCTTGTAAGAGTGTAACCAATTCAGGCAATGCATTTGCCTCCAATAAACAGAATGTTGTAGTAACACTGCAGACCACCCCATGCACAGGACAAATTTTACCCCTTGTCCAGAGAATAGACCAGCAACCAGCTATCTTGGGCATAACAGAAAGCTCTGAACTGCGCATGGAAAGATCACCTAGTAAAGCAGCTGCTCTTGCTTTCGTTGTCACTGAAGCATCCCTCAGAAAGCTTACAAGCAAGGGATATGCACCCAGGTCAACCACAGAATGCTGAAACTGAATATTTGTTGGATCCGTGAACCTGAAGAGAGCACTCAGAGCATTTTCCTTTGCCTCAATGGATTCAGATCTCAAGATACTTATGATTGCTTTCAGTCCACctatttcaattaatttttcaGTAAGCCGTATTTCTGATTTTGGTAGGTTAGCTAATAAGCCAGCTGCAGCCATCTGGACATCACTTTTATCCTCATTCTCAAGAAACCCAACTAAAGCCTCTAGCCTTCTTGGTTTAAGAAGATACTCAACAACTCCTTGAGGTTCATGCTgggagaagaggaagagaagatTAATTGCTGTTTCCCGTATTTCCTGATTTGAGTCATCAAGAAGAGGAAGGATGACGCTAACACCACTAGCCGAAACTGCTGTTTTAACAAGTCCTGCATCTGATTGACAAATTTGAAGAAGTGCATGCAAGGCAGGCCTACGAACAATGTCTGATATCATAAGATTTTGTTGATAAGCCAGTACATTGGTGATAACAGGCTCCAACTGCAGCTGCATTCCGTTTTCATTGACCAGGAATTTAGTTCCATCACCATCAGAAGAAAGATTTTTAAGGATTTCAGAGCACTTTGCAATTATAACTGTCCGTAAGTGAGAAGAGAACATTAGATCCAATATCAGACGGACACCACCAGCATCAGCAATAAGCTTTTTGATTTCATGTATGCCTGATAATTTAACAAGTGCAGATAATGACAACTCTTTCACTTCCATACTTTCAGCTAACATTTCCAGCAGAGGACTTATCACTCCTGCACCAACAAGCTTTATATGATCTTCATCCAATTCCAGACTAAGAAGTGCTCTCACAATTGACATTCTTGAAGATGCTGGTCCTGGGAAGTAGCCAAATAATCAAACAACTTTCTAAACTCTCATAGATCTCCAGAAAGAGGCAACGAAAACCACTCTTATCAGTTTTAACTGAGGACAATGGGAACTGACATGAACAAGGGAAAAGAGAACTTCTCTCTTTATGTCAGCAGAAGTGTACTAATATTGTCTAAAATGTTCTACTTCTAAATTCTCACACCTTAGCAGCATATACTTATCAAGTTAAGAATCTAATGGTGCATCTACAGAAGCTGTTAAATTGGATCTCTATCCAAATAGCAAACAAACAGCAATCTCAGCTGTGTATTTCTCTTAGAAAAAACAAAAGTGAGGAGCCAATGCTAAGAAGTAACAGTTCACAATCATGTAAAATAAATTGGGCAGCAAAGGCTTTATAATCATTTGACTTGCTAACCTTCATTAACTCTGTCAACAAGTGGCTTATACCAATGTACTTCGGCAGCCTTCAGTATATTCTCCTCCTCATCACAGAGCTTCATAAGAATTGCTTCCGCTTTCTCAGCTACCTCCCTTGTTGGGCTTTTAAGAAGTTCAACAAGGAACGTGATTGCATTTTTCTGCTGAGAGAGATCATTGCAATAAGCAGTGTTCCACCCTGATGAGTCATGCAAAACCTCATGGAGCAGATTGATTGCAGCCTTTGCTACGCTGGAGTCCAATGCTAAGTATGGAATGACATTATAAAGCCCCTCATTCTCAATGAATATTTCCTAGAAGTTTGATGGGAGATACAGTATTCAGAAAACAATGAATTCAGATGCACATAAAAACAGCAAATGAGATGTATCTGTGCTTGTCTTTGTCcaaataattcaatattggAAGGAACTCTAATGCCTACTGGAAAAAGGAAGTTAAACTGAAAATTTAGTGCTGATCCACCCACAACCTAAAATTAGTGCTAAACAACAAGATTCCTATCGTGTATACCAGTACCTGAGCAAATAAAGCTTTAGGAAAGCATTGTATTACGAACATAGACAATTGGGTCTggacattttttttattctaattATCAGgttagagggaaaaagaaaggttCAGGTATACTTGAGCCTAGTGATCCTGGATATTGAAAATTGATAGCTTTGATGTGCCAAATTGACATTTTGGAGGCCTAATCTGAGCCAATGTTTACTCTCAAATCAGAAATCAGCTAAGCAACAGAGCTGGTGGGTGCAGGCAGATAATCCTAACTTCCTTTTCCAGGGAAGTAATAAACTGACCTTGTTTCTTTCATTCCCTTCAACAATGTCATTCAACGCATTAATTTGGTGAATATTTACATCATCATCATGCAACGGACTAATTATAGAGACCAAAATCTCAGTGAGTCCTCCAATGGATATCCAATCCTTGTTGATTGAACTCTCTTTAATAAGCTCTTGCATGCAGCTGAGCGCCTCTTTAATTGATGAATCTGCCTCAGCAAGCAATTTTTCTTTGCATGATCTGATTTTCACACAATAATTTAGCTCTCTCCACTCTTGGATAGACTGTCTCAATCGAAGGTTTGACCTATATGAACaatcttcaagaatttcacctgTTTCTGGATCAGTTTTTTCTCCACTGTTAAACCAAGCTTCAAGAGCTGTTCTCTCACATGCAGTGCCAGTGCAGAGGCTGACAGGATCAAGCATCACATGTCCTGttatacaacatataaaaggTTTAAATGGTTGGATGGATTCTTCTTTCGGGTC
This region of Coffea arabica cultivar ET-39 chromosome 3c, Coffea Arabica ET-39 HiFi, whole genome shotgun sequence genomic DNA includes:
- the LOC113734201 gene encoding U-box domain-containing protein 43-like, translating into MAELVPVGTILAVLSNQIIKTAVAAKEVLEKESFKILSKHLFSIQVVLEELQSKKLDDSPATRKALESIESDVKKANNLVEKYKNKGRFYLLIKCRNIVKEVQDITRHIGKSLAALSVANIEVLSGMSEQVNRLQNEMQRAELEASHSQKRVVDKLNQALKDQIQDQEFANDMLKEIARAVGVPVEPAEISKELESFKREKEEAANRKEMAEVFFLEQVIKLLSQADAARNYEEVRNQYFQRLRVIECHDPKEESIQPFKPFICCITGHVMLDPVSLCTGTACERTALEAWFNSGEKTDPETGEILEDCSYRSNLRLRQSIQEWRELNYCVKIRSCKEKLLAEADSSIKEALSCMQELIKESSINKDWISIGGLTEILVSIISPLHDDDVNIHQINALNDIVEGNERNKEIFIENEGLYNVIPYLALDSSVAKAAINLLHEVLHDSSGWNTAYCNDLSQQKNAITFLVELLKSPTREVAEKAEAILMKLCDEEENILKAAEVHWYKPLVDRVNEGPASSRMSIVRALLSLELDEDHIKLVGAGVISPLLEMLAESMEVKELSLSALVKLSGIHEIKKLIADAGGVRLILDLMFSSHLRTVIIAKCSEILKNLSSDGDGTKFLVNENGMQLQLEPVITNVLAYQQNLMISDIVRRPALHALLQICQSDAGLVKTAVSASGVSVILPLLDDSNQEIRETAINLLFLFSQHEPQGVVEYLLKPRRLEALVGFLENEDKSDVQMAAAGLLANLPKSEIRLTEKLIEIGGLKAIISILRSESIEAKENALSALFRFTDPTNIQFQHSVVDLGAYPLLVSFLRDASVTTKARAAALLGDLSMRSSELSVMPKIAGCWSILWTRGKICPVHGVVCSVTTTFCLLEANALPELVTLLQGNVHATAYEAIQTLSTLVREESPHRGANVLHENNAIRPLIEVLSWGQESLKAEALGLLEKIFMSKDMVDLYGSTAKVPLFGLTGRSMHEEGHLQRKAARVLLLIDRHSRSSTSLVAGISD